The window GCGAATTTCGCCACCCGCTCCAGTAGATGCCCCAGGAAAGGGAGCAATTGCAGTCGGATGATTGTGTGTCTCTACCTTCATTAAGGTATGTACTAAACGCGTATCTTTTTCATAGAGGTGATTTGGACCTTTTGGAGCCCAAGTCTCTGACTCACAACCTACCATGACAGCAGAGTTATCAGAATAGGCAACGATGGTGCCTTCAGGTTGAAGCTGATGGGTATTGCGAATCATTGCAAACAAGGATTTTTCTTGATCATCACCATCAATTGACCAAGTAGAGTTAAAAATCTTATGACGGCAATGCTCGCTGTTGGCTTGAGCAAACATAATCAGCTCGACGTCGCTCGGGTTGCGCTCTAAACGGAGGAAATTTTCAACGAGATACAGCACCTCATCTTCTGAAAGCGCCAATCCTAATTCTTGATTGGCTTTATCTAAGGCTGCCCTGCCTTCAGTAAGAACCGGAATACGTACAAATGGTCGATCGGGAAGTGACTGATATAGATCACTTGCATGCGAAGAATCAGTAATGACTGCTTCAGTCATCCGATCATGCAGCTCTGCTAGTACTAGTTGCTCTTGTACTGGGCTGAGCAGTTTTTTGCTTTGCCATCCGTACTGAATGCCACGCTCAATCCGCAAAACATCGAGTCCGCATTGACGAGCAATATCAGTTGCTTTGCTGGACCATGGCGAAACAGTACCAAAGCGAGGGATCGCAATGGCGGACTGTCTCTCAGAAGATTTACTAAATAAGGAGCTCGCTACCTTCATTCGCGATTCGAAGGGCTGCCCATAAGTCAGCAGACTTTCGAGAACACCTTGATCTTTAGGGTTGAGTTCAGACTCTGTCCAAATGAAATGAAGGTATTGAGCCTCAATAGACTCAAGTTGAATTCCTTGGGCGGCGAGCGAAGCTAAAAGTCGCTGTTGGCGAAAGGCTGAAAGGGCATTTGCCCCGGGCAAGCAACAGAATGATGGCATCCCTAGATTATAAGGTTTTGATTAAGCCAAGCGCCCGCCTTGTAGACTTAATTGACGACCACACCGTGCAGCCAAGGCTGGATCATGGGTGACCAAAACTAGTGTTGAGGAATTCTCTCGATTTAACTCAAAAAGAAGCTCAATCACCTTATTTCCACTGGCCTCATCAAGACTTCCAGTTGGCTCATCGGCAAAAAGGATGGCTGGTTTATTAATAAATGCCCGAGCCAGAGCCACACGTTGTTGCTCGCCACCAGAGAGAGTTCTAGGAAAATGATTTGCTCTTTCGGCTAGTCCAACCTTTTCAAGCCATTTCTCAGCTGATTGTTTTGCCTCCAATTGGCCATCTCCCGCAATTTCTAGAGGAAGCATCACATTTTCCAGCGCCGTTAAATGAGGCAATAATTGAAAGGATTGGAATACAAAACCAACGAACTGACCCCGCAAACGTGCCCTTCCATCCTCATCCAGGAGATTGAGGTTTTGCCCCATTAAATCAATTTGTCCATGCGTTGGAAGATCTAAACCAGCCAATAAGCTTAACAAAGTGCTTTTGCCAGAGCCAGAGGCGCCGATGATCGCTACACTCTCTCCCCGCTCAATCTCGAAGCTAATGTCGTGCAAAATAGCAAGATCACCATCGGTCGTATTGACTAGCCTGCCTACTTGATTGGCAACTATAGATTTAGACTGCTTGTTCATGTTGAAAATTTTCTAGAATTGAAAAATGCAAATTCAGCCTTTATTAGCCAATAAATTCATTACAGCCCTATTTTGCCTCTTAATGAGTTTTTGCTCTTGGGCTCAAACAAATCCAGTGATCCTGGTTTTGGGGGATAGCCTCTCTGCTGAGTATGGCCTTCCCCGCGGCACAGGTTGGGTCACTCTATTGGAGAGGCAGCTTCAGAATGAAAAAAGCCCTTGGACCGTTTTTAATGCCAGCATCAGCGGAGAAACTAGTTCAGGCGGACTGACGCGATTACAGCAACTTCTAAACCAAAAGAAGCCAGGAATTGTCATGATCGAGCTGGGAGCAAATGATGCTTTGCGCGGACTCCCACCAGCCCAAACCGAAGCCAATCTGCGCAAGATGATTCAAATGAGCAAAAAAATAGGTGCACGGGTATTGCTGTTTGGAATTCAAATCCCCTCAAATTACGGTCAGAATTACACCACCCAATTTAAGGAGATTTATCCTAAATTGCAATCTGAAGAGCGTATTGAATTGCTGCCATTTTTTTTAGAAGGCGTTGCTACTAAAGCACAGTATTTTCAAGCAGATCGTTTACACCCCAATGAAGAGGCACAGCCCATCCTCTTTAAAAACGTAT is drawn from Polynucleobacter arcticus and contains these coding sequences:
- a CDS encoding arylesterase; translation: MQIQPLLANKFITALFCLLMSFCSWAQTNPVILVLGDSLSAEYGLPRGTGWVTLLERQLQNEKSPWTVFNASISGETSSGGLTRLQQLLNQKKPGIVMIELGANDALRGLPPAQTEANLRKMIQMSKKIGARVLLFGIQIPSNYGQNYTTQFKEIYPKLQSEERIELLPFFLEGVATKAQYFQADRLHPNEEAQPILFKNVWGSMAPYSNLLKKSP
- a CDS encoding ABC transporter ATP-binding protein, whose product is MNKQSKSIVANQVGRLVNTTDGDLAILHDISFEIERGESVAIIGASGSGKSTLLSLLAGLDLPTHGQIDLMGQNLNLLDEDGRARLRGQFVGFVFQSFQLLPHLTALENVMLPLEIAGDGQLEAKQSAEKWLEKVGLAERANHFPRTLSGGEQQRVALARAFINKPAILFADEPTGSLDEASGNKVIELLFELNRENSSTLVLVTHDPALAARCGRQLSLQGGRLA